From Tachysurus fulvidraco isolate hzauxx_2018 chromosome 6, HZAU_PFXX_2.0, whole genome shotgun sequence:
TGGAGAGCCCTGGTACTGCTACAAACCCAAAAAGCTAGGCTGTGACACACGAATAAATCATTATAACGGTGGCTATAGGAAGGCCTTCTTTAACAAGTATGAAGCAGATTTTTTCAGGAGGTGAGATAGTAGCTGGAGTCTATTTGTAAATATCTTTTTAGATAGATTTTTAAGTTTGAATTAATTCATTGTAATTTGAGAAAACTGGGAAAATCATGCTTTAAGAAGATTTTAAGAAAACTGGGAAAATCATGTTTTAAGGTTTGATTTAATTAATCTTGCTCTGAATggctatttaaaaatattaagacaATTAATTTTGTTTCAGTGGTGTAAATGTCAATGTGCCCATACCCGCAGCAGAGGTGGACCATGTGACTGTGTTACCTGCAGAAAATAGTATGTTTTAGTTTACATTGCAGTTTTTTCAACAGTGATTTAACAATACAACATACTttagaaagaaatatattttgacTACATTAAAATTTAAGCTACAGCCTGTTGAATAGTAGTACATCAGAAGAAAGACTGCCTAACATCTGTCAGTAGGCCACATTTAGCCATGGGGCAAAACTTTAGACACCCATTCAAGCATAGGGGAAGATCTTATAGTTTTCATTAAACTTACAGACTTAAAGCTAAAACTCTAAAGATctgctaaaatgtaaaaaaaaatttattcaaCACACCTTACTGTATTGTGATGATTCAATAAGACTATCTGGTAACACCCAGcagaggatgggtttccttttcTGTCTGGATTCACATATCCAAATATCCAAAACCTGACTGTtgagagtgttagtgttagtgtttgaaGGGTCATTTATTACGTTCTGATGACAATTACTAATAACAGTTCTTGACCTGAGTAGTTAGCACTAAAATGTCTACCAGCTTAATTAAGTTTTAATACTCTACAACTGTTCAGACATTTGAACatgctttaattattattttattatttttttgttaaaaaaatatttattattgcagttgTGATTTGCATTTCACTgcacatacaaaatacacacacacccacaattAACACTCTGATTTGTGTATATAGTAAACTATGCTGtgattaacattaatatttttccccatttaaagATCAAACCAAAGTAAAAAGTACTTACAATGCTGCTGGCTACTACTATCAAGATAACTGGAGGTCTTTGAGTGGTGCAGCCATCCAGCAGTTTAATAACGTATCAGCCATAACAAATTGTCTAAGAGGGAAGATTGTGTACATGCATGGAGATTCAACAATACGGCAGTGGTTTGAGTACCTCGCTGCTTTTGTTCCTAGTAAGAGCAcgattttctttgtcttttatcAATTTCTTGCATAAACACACTAGTTTTTTCATTCAGATCCAATTTTTCCAACATGGCACTTACTTTCTCCTCTCTATAGACCTGAAACCAGTTAATCTTTACAGCCTTCAGAAGGTGGGACCATTCATGCTTGTGgacaacagtaataatattttagtgaagtttcGCTGCCATGGGCCGCCCCTCCGCTCCACTCCAGTGTACTCATCTGAACTGCGCTACATTTCAAATGAGTTAGATAGGATACAGGGTGGGCcaaacacagtgtttatattaacTGTGTGGACTCACTTTGCCACTTACCCTATTGAAACATATATACGCCGTCTACGGCACATTCGTAAGGCCGTGGTGCGGCTGCTGAACCGTGAGCCAGATACGTTGGTGGTGATCCGCACTGCCAACCTGCAGACCTATAATCCAGCATACAGCCTGTTCTATAGCAACTGGTTAAATCTGCAGATTGACACTGTGCTGCGTGCCATGTTCAAAGGTCTCAATGTGAAGATGCTGGATGCCTGGGAAATGACGTTGGCCCACCACCTACCCCATGACCTACACCCACCCCAAGCCATTATCAAAAACATGATTGATGTGATCCTCTCCTTTACCTGTCCAGTTGGGAAAACATAAAAGTGTGTACAAAACCTtcgtattttttaaaatgtttatttattaaaataagatAAACTGTGTGATAATGGTCACAATAGTTCTCCAAATTACTTTCAAAAGTTGATAAAACATCttaatttaaaatcaaatgTTTGAAGGCTCAtcctatataaataaataatttctaagatcattttcataaattttgttgatttattttgtccttGCTCACACGCTTTATTGTTTGATCCAGGTTTTCTCCCATGATGGGAAAATTTCCACCATCTGCAAATCTGAAAATGTTAAACACAGctataattaatgataaaaccACTTAAGAGTTGAGTATCATTTTAACAATTTACAGGTTATTTTTCACATAATGCAAGCAGGATATGAATTTAAACATCTTTAATGTTGTAAAAATACAATCTCAATAACAGggggtttatttgttttgtttttttttctgtattttttttttctgtatatataaTCTCGCTATCCAGTTTCACCCAAAAGTGAATTCACCCTCTCAAGATTTCTGTCAAATTTGGTAGCACCTTGGCACCTTGAGCACTTTTTCATGTTGCTCAAACCATTGCTGAACAATTTTTGCAACGTAGAAGGGAGCATTATCCTGCTACAAGGTCAGTGGCATTAGGGATTACTGTTGCCTTGAAGGGGTGTATTTAGAATTCAGCAGTGCTTGCAGCAATGTAGGTGGtacatgtcaaagtaacatGCACATGAATACCAGGATTCAGGGTTTCCATgtagaacattgcccagagcatcacactgcatCTGCTGGCttgccttcttcccatagtgcatcctgttCCCAACACATGCTCCCAGCCATCCACGAAATGtaaaagcaaacacaaatcatcagaccAGTTCTGTGACCATGCAGCCCCATACACGGTGAGGCACTGTATGTTCTGACACATTTCCTTTATAGCcagcattaacattaacaattcGTGCTACAGTGGCTCTTTTGTGGAATCAGCCAGATGGGGCTAGCCTTCTGTCCCTATGCTCATCGTATAGTTCACTGTTTGTCCTTCCTTAGATGATTGTTAGTAGGTGCTAAACATTGCATGCTGGTATAATCTGCTCTGACTCAGTCATCTATACTGTGCATAACAATCTGTCCTTGTCCTTGTCAAAATCGCTCAGATCCTTATGCTTGCCCATATTTCTGCTTCCAACTCATCGACTTCAAGGCATGCCTGTACACATGCTGCCTAATACTGTATATCCTACCTCTTGACAGGGACCTCTGAaa
This genomic window contains:
- the LOC113655488 gene encoding NXPE family member 3-like isoform X1 gives rise to the protein MYSNVVQSVMVGRTPRLSLIFAVLAVIGLILLIIITSLKDFKNDRLRLTFYKIKSRVHSIFKRPTTMSPVVVHQTYCGQFVQKLTEEEAKEQRDLLSSLAWPGPLVKGLPLNFSSNPAKSYFVIQGPPEQHIGDQLVVNVHVHNFLGQPKKHGGDFLIARLHSPELHAGVAGKVHDHNDGKYTVLFPLLWAGVVKVQITMLHPSEAMVFLKRLREEAYDTVVFKSLFRSGALSETTDCDMCLPINQKQLCNYTDLETGEPWYCYKPKKLGCDTRINHYNGGYRKAFFNKYEADFFRSGVNVNVPIPAAEVDHVTVLPAENNQTKVKSTYNAAGYYYQDNWRSLSGAAIQQFNNVSAITNCLRGKIVYMHGDSTIRQWFEYLAAFVPNLKPVNLYSLQKVGPFMLVDNSNNILVKFRCHGPPLRSTPVYSSELRYISNELDRIQGGPNTVFILTVWTHFATYPIETYIRRLRHIRKAVVRLLNREPDTLVVIRTANLQTYNPAYSLFYSNWLNLQIDTVLRAMFKGLNVKMLDAWEMTLAHHLPHDLHPPQAIIKNMIDVILSFTCPVGKT
- the LOC113655488 gene encoding NXPE family member 3-like isoform X2, translating into MVGRTPRLSLIFAVLAVIGLILLIIITSLKDFKNDRLRLTFYKIKSRVHSIFKRPTTMSPVVVHQTYCGQFVQKLTEEEAKEQRDLLSSLAWPGPLVKGLPLNFSSNPAKSYFVIQGPPEQHIGDQLVVNVHVHNFLGQPKKHGGDFLIARLHSPELHAGVAGKVHDHNDGKYTVLFPLLWAGVVKVQITMLHPSEAMVFLKRLREEAYDTVVFKSLFRSGALSETTDCDMCLPINQKQLCNYTDLETGEPWYCYKPKKLGCDTRINHYNGGYRKAFFNKYEADFFRSGVNVNVPIPAAEVDHVTVLPAENNQTKVKSTYNAAGYYYQDNWRSLSGAAIQQFNNVSAITNCLRGKIVYMHGDSTIRQWFEYLAAFVPNLKPVNLYSLQKVGPFMLVDNSNNILVKFRCHGPPLRSTPVYSSELRYISNELDRIQGGPNTVFILTVWTHFATYPIETYIRRLRHIRKAVVRLLNREPDTLVVIRTANLQTYNPAYSLFYSNWLNLQIDTVLRAMFKGLNVKMLDAWEMTLAHHLPHDLHPPQAIIKNMIDVILSFTCPVGKT